The DNA sequence tttctttttattctccatttcaccatcccaagagtgtatacctgcatttcaaaatttaatgagttttagagatttttattgaagaaaataaacatggatcgatgttatcataaatgaacaaatctaagaactattttttttttcaaatagaaacattattcAAAGAATAAGCATTACTATACAATACCTATGGAAAAATTCATGTAGTAgctaagggactcaccatgcatggtgatcatgatgcattaacatgattcatgattagttgtagcacaaaagtagcccattctcctctaatttcatcgaAGGGCGCTTCTTCTGATGAATAAATGGAAATAtaattctacttgagaatatgttttttttatcacaaaattgaaatcaaataagaaaataacattaaaatgcataacatttggaagcctaaaactatgtacaattcattaaataagtaatacctttgaagcaataattgtaggataaaaaattatctctttaatgaatctcataacaaagtagcCACATTCGAACCCTCCTTCTTGTCTTGGACACTAAtcgatcaattataaaataacattagtactcacatatataaatggtgcaaatgcataagctaatgtgtaaagaaaaatttttggATGTCACTTGCACTAGTTGCTAAGATGACTCCctcttagatgttttctttgcagaTATTCAAAGAGtcctatgtaaataagttcaatgggtacattttaaaaataggtaaatgttatatgttttaatatatatatataaataataaaaaaatgtgtttgaggtgaatgtattttttttatttaaaaataatactatgaaaaataatatgaagaACTTACATGCTTACGATATCCTTTAAGTCCTCACATGGTTTGTGATGCATAGGGTCAAGATAGTGgactatcattttccttggctCAAGCACTACCTAAATATAAACCCTTTAAGTCctcatatctatttttattaacaaaatataaaaactttccaaaactcaactacttaaatataaaaacaaaatcaaataaaatatctaggtaattggattttagaaactaaataaactataaataaactaaatataaaaactaaataaaatatctatgcCCATGAATTAATTGAAGGGGATAGAAAGACATAGAGAGAACATGGCTATGGTTATGATTTCCATCTTATCATCTCCCGTCAATACCACACATGCCCATTTTAAGGTTGGACACTACTTTTGTTGATGAACTTGGAAAGggaacttcaaaattgaaaacataaataaacccttatgtaaaaaaaaaaacattaaaatataattgaacattaaaatatttactctctttcatcactttcatttgaatattaataatctcTTATTGAGATAGATACTtacaatttaacaaaataaaaattcctaataataaaaaatataaaaatttctatttctattaacaaaatataaaactttccaaaactcaactacttaaatataaaaataaaatcaaataaaatatctagctaattggattttagaaactaaataaactataaataaactaaatataaaaactaaataaaatatctatgcCCATGAATTAATTGAAGAGGATAGAAAGACATAGAGAGATCAAACATGGCTATGGTTATGATTTCCATCTTATCATCTCCCGTCAATACCACACATGCCTTCCCGAATTGGTCCTTTTGGGGTTGGATACTCTCAACGAAATTCTATATCTCATTCCCACTTAGATACaaacagaaaaatcatttttttttcctctctcgtTTTTTAGAAAGGATGAAGATTATGTGATAGTATATCTCAAAAAAATTCTGTACCTGTCATTCTCACAcaaatagatattaaaaatcattcatttttttttcctatttttcactttttttaaggatttgatCATGTGTTtggtttagattaaaaaatcaattaatctacagttttttcttctatgctagaagattaaacctaaatttttcttccctacaactcAAGAATACACAATTCACAAAAACCATAATACAAAGATGTTGAAACAATTAATAcaatgacattaataaaagaaaaaaaaatgatagattcaagagattttgggttacctggGAGTCCACAAAGTGAAGAATGTCGGTTGTGAGCGTGTTGACTATGGGTGAGAGAAAAGGTTGAAGAAGATCACGATTTTATATATAGGATTTATatattgagattttttggattgGGGGTGAGATATGGAAACAATGGGATTTTTATATAGTATCcatcattattaattctaaaaatgggttataatacttaaaaaaaaattattttatatgatgtcacttcccaaaaaatgacactataaatataaaattaatatcatctaactacctcaattcaagattttttatatgatgtgtcacctttattaattataaatcctatggtgtcattattttaaaagtgacaccgtaaatagtgacaccataaacTCTTTTTGTAGTAGTGCATGAACAAACCAGTCCTAAAATTTTCGCAAGTACGTTTGACAACCACATGGTCCAATTCCGTTAAAAATTGTAGCAGCTTGATAAGATGGATGTACTTCCTATCAATTTAACAAACCTTCACGAGGAAAAGggtaaataatttctatttttatttttggaaattacttttaatttaatttattttattctattagtcttatatttttggaaagtgtcctattgagaattattttttattttattacattttattttattctattagtgttatattttttggaagagtTCTATTGGGATTGTGCTAGTCTCCTCTCATTCCTTTGATAAGTAGAATAACCTTCCACTTTGTGTCATCTTCTAATTACAAGTAGATTCCCATTGGGACTatgttagtggcctataaatGTAGGTCACCCCTCTCTATACttgaataccaatttttcagagaatttttcaaagagtttttcaatgagtattttcatacatttatttggatgaatttatttaaaaatccgAGTTGTACACATCTCGCTTTCAGAGTGAATCCAAGGCAAGATCTGACTGTTGAATCCTGGTGGTAGACCACTGGTACCCTAATGCACCAAGTTCGTCTTTGAAGggggtggatctatttcaaggacagtaCTTGTCACGCCTTAGctgataagtttttctttttattcattttgttcttttttaatgtcttttgggctagtcctttgtttccatacccttaaattCCAACACCTTCATCCCAAATTACTTATCACGTAAAGAAAGTATTAGGTTTTTCCTAATGTAGAATGTCCAAAATTGAGAGCCCAAAATTTAAGGTCTCTTAGgcctttatataaaagggttagaagataaatttttttttttcttcttcttccaatttttgcagccactggaggtagaagaaaaagagagagaatgggAGAACCAccatatttgaagagaaaaacacAGTTTTTCTTCACTGctcagatttcatcaaaggtacGATCCCGCTTCGTTTGTGGGCTGATCGACCTGAAATTTGGAGAAGAGGTTTGtgactcattgatcttcaatCTGAATGGTGGAGATCAGATTTGGAGATTCGAACGGTCGTCTTTCAATCCAAGAACAGAGCCTTTATTTTGATGCATTTTATATCCGAACAGTTTTGATCATAAGCTCCGATCAAGGTTAATCTGTGGTTCGATTGAGCCGATTTTGGGAGAGCACATTCGTGACTTATTGATCTTCATTCTAAacggtggagattggatttggagtttggaACAGTTATATTTCAGTCCGAGAACAGTGGTGTGTTTGGTGAGATCTCTCCATTATTTTTATccaaagttgttgaaattgccAGGATTAATTGATCTTGAAATATGGTTGATGTATGCCTCAACTTTTatctagagagaattgtgtgacccattaattatattagtggagTTTTTAAGTGGCCTAAGGGTCCCGTGATTTTTACTTCTCATATTGGAGAAGGTTTTCCATGCTAAAATTATTGGTGTTCATATACTTGTTGATTGGGTGAATTCTTGTTGCTCTATTTGATTGATTCCTATTAGGTTCTCACAAGAAAGGATAAAACCTGGTTGTGCATTCTTTGTGTTTATCCCATCAGAAAGTTCATAGACAAGAAGATTAAGACCACAAATTTTTTGTCCCTTATCATGAAAAGTCTACTCCTTTATGAAAATATCATGAGAAGTTAGCATCAATGGCCGTTGTTTAGCAATTTGCTAATGTCTTAAACTTGAGATAGAAAATTCGGCCCACTCAGGGCCCCCACCCATGAAAATTGttgtatctcataaatgagacacACCACGATAAATAAGAGTAATTTGATAGAGTTGAGTCTGACTATTATTGAAAAGGTTTTCtatagttgaaacaaagtttcaaactataacctttagttaCAGTCTTAACCACATAAGTCTCAATCTATCCATCTACTCTATGTTCTTCTTGTACACTAACTTACACCTATGAGTTTTACTCACTTTacctaatgattttttttaaaaatactttgggaattatattttttttttcatgaggaattttttttgaaaaaaataatttggaaataaaattttttctagtaaagatttttttttaaaaattcttttttgggaatatatatttgaatttgactTTAATGGTAAGTTGAGAATGAAGCTAAAGtgttaatttttaacaaataatattagtatataaaaagtttttttttcttttactattctaaactaaaaggtttaaattttcttttaatcttcttcctttcttattttaataacttttgaacatgacttttggTAATAAGTTAAATGAAATGTTTCAAGGATTTTTCTGAATTATATGAATATgttcaaattccacttaagtaTAAAATCACGTCTTAAGTGAAATTTTGGCATTAAATGGAGGGATAAAATCACTAGTGAGGCCCATATATGCGCATTTGAAACCATTGTTTGGGATTGGATTTGAACTCAAACTATAAGATTTAGGGTGTATTTGatagctgtttttttttttttttttttttaaaacatatttaataacctaaaaacaaaaaatagttttttattcttaaattaaatcataataaattattgaatgaTTATAATTAAGTATAAAATCATGTCTTAAGTGGAATTTTGGCATTAAATGGAGGGATAAAATCACTAGTGAGGCCCGTATATGCCCAAACAGGTTTGAAACCATTGTTTGGGATTGGATTTGAACTCAAACTATAAGATTTAGGGTCTATTTgatagttgttttttaaaacaattttttattctttagaaaaaaaaaaacttatttaataactaaaaaacaaaaaatagttttttattcttaaaaacagaaaacggTATATTTTCGAATAACATCTTTTACTATCCAAGCAAGTTTGAAATCATTGTTTTAAGTTGGATTTGAACATAAACTACAAGATTTAGGGtctgtttgataactatttttaaaaataattttctattctttagaacaaaaaaatatatttaataatcaaaaaacaaaaagttgttttttgtttttaaaaataggaaactgcGTATTTTTGGATGactattgttttaaaaaataattatataaatataaaatataattaaaaataaagcactacataaaaaattattttctaaaacatattaaaaagtattaaaaaaggttaaaaatatttcaagttccaaAAGACATTTATTCCATAGAAGATtaaagaaaagttttcaaaaaaaaaaaaaactagtttttataattgttttttcaaaacggttatgaaataaatttgttGTATTTTGCTCACCTGCCTCACATTTCTGGCTCCGTCACCGGATAAAATCCTTGCCGCCAACCTAAGAAAGCTCACCGCCAGAAATGGTGCCATCTTCCTTTAGAACCTGAAATTCCCATGCGCCACTCGTTTTGTCTATCCCCACATTCACCGTGGGATCTTCATTTACCAttagattaaatttttaatattgtttaattgttgttctttagaaataatttttaaaaataaaatggactagaaaataattttttaaaaattaataggatttgttttcatttattttttttttataaaaaaaaacataattctatttcatcatattttttgaaacttatttttaaaaatgatttttaagtgAAGGGAATAAAAAACAGTTCTCAAGAGAAACATGAACAAACCagtcctaaattttttttcgcAAGTACTTTTGACAACCACATGGATGGACTTCCTATCAATTTAACAAACCTTCATCCCAAAGTATATAGACAAGAAGATCAAGACCACAGATTTTTTGTTCCTTATCGTGAAAAGTCTACTCCTTTATGATAATATCATGAGAAGTGCATCAGTGGCCATTGTTTCGTCATCAACTTGCTAACCTATTAAACTTGAGATAGAAAATTCAGCCCACGGAGGGCCCCGCCTTGAAAATTTCTTCGAAGCTTCAGATTAACAAGATTTCTTGAGGACAAAGAAAAACCATTCAAACGATAAGGTTGAGTGAGCCACACGGATTGGAGTTGAGAAAActcatcaaattttttaaaattacaccAAGActgaccttggcctataaatatgTCCAATCTTCTACAACTATAGTATAGATTAGAAAGAAACGATGACAAGAGGTTTGATGGCActaggtggtggtggtggcggtggtggcGGAGAGCAAGTAGGCATGGTGGCTTCAAGCTCTGGGGCGCTGCTCTTGCTTTGCATGATCATCATGTCTCTCTCTATTATATCCATGGTCATATTTGCTTGTGGGGATTCTTCTACTTCACGTcgtggaggtggtggtggtggtggcggtggtggcGGTGGTTGTGGAGGTGGTGGCGGTGGTTGTGGAGGTGGTGGCGGTGGTTGTGGTGGCGGCGGTGGTAGTGGTGGAGGTTgctgaagaaaaaacaaaatagtttttactCAAAGTGTCCTATAAATGTCATAGAAAATAAACCTCAAAATTCTTTATCGTATGCAAAAAAAAGTTTCCCATATTCATCTTGATTCGATTCCATGTGAGCAAGCCCTAATCGAGGTTGTTGTAtttgttgatattttctttgtattgaAGCTCGTAAATGAATGTAATAGAGATTTCAtcgttaaaatatatatatattaattttttttttattagaaaaaaatcaaatattactaaatacacttttaaaatatttaactctTATGTAGTGAaactcaaatatataaaataaatttaaaataatatataaaaataatttattagttttaaattcatattttattttttatcacaaatttttttaatttctcttttatcttttcGTTCAAATTCTTAGGAATCCAAcgttgtaaaaaaatatttaagaaacttgattttaaaatgtttaatagaaCACgtgtttattttcaatttttttctttaatataaaattttcacaaatatttttgaCAGCCACATGGTCCAAAACCATTAACAAATCTTCATCCCAAATTAGTTCTTACATTCAGAAAGTACATAAACAAGTAGATCAAGACCTGAGATTTTTTGTTCCTTATCATGAAAAGTCTACTCctttatgaatatatatatatcattgacCATGAAAAGTCAGCATCAACCGCCATTGTTTCTACATCAACTTGCCAACCTCTCAACTTGAGCTTGAAAAATAAGCTCACGCAAGGCtttgaaaatttctttgaaGCTTCGTATTAGCAAGATTTCTTAAGAGAACAAAGAAAACCTATTCAAACTATAAGCTTGAGTGAGCCAACACGGCTTCGAGTTgagaaaaatgatcaaaattttgaaaatcacacTAAGTTTGAACCTCACCTATAAATATGTCCCATCTTCTACATATTTAGTATAGATTAGGAAGAAATGCGAAGAATTGTGCTTTCAGCTCAGTTAGCATAATAAGAGGCCCAAGTCCTCTTATTACTCATATTTGATTACAAGATTataaggatatgagatagtaattgaTAAAAATACTCATTTTACTTACCACATCAAATATCCCAAATAATAAATTGTACAAGCTCATGTAGTTGTGAACCCCGCATTTCTGCTCATGCATTTCCATTtgatggtgagctcgattttatttgaaaaataattttatttattagaaaatgacttggagtcaccacttatttttgttttatttttaaaatggtaaacaaaataagaaagaaaatcctaagtatgactccttattttggaaaaggtagtCCGTGAAAAATCGGATTAGACTCGAGGGTCAGGTTGCTTATCGGAAAGGTACGATAAAGACTGTAGcaccctctaagtccctaaagtcgggtttctactaataaaatgaagttaacatgacaattgatgagtaaatcaatgagcACCTAGaacgatcatgcacatatgaaaatcaaaacatgtaGAGAGAATGACCAAGATGCGAGTAGATACGTACCTAGGCAATAAGCCAAAATGAGTTATCAagaaatgaggttagtgcaTAAATAATGGACATAAAACATAACTCACATGCCACTAAATCGAGTACGAAGTCATCACATGTCACAACtcaatcaaattgattttcaaaggaAACATCCAAtaatgttgggcccccacccaAAACCCGTTTTattcttgcatgaattaattccttAAATTCCATCACTTAGAATTACGGAATTTATGAAACTTGATTTTAAGATGTTTAATAGACCACGTGTCATTCcatgttattttcaatttttctctttaatataaaattttcacaaatatttttgaCAACCACATGTTCCAATACCATTAACAAATCTTCATCCCAAATTAATTCTTACGTTCAGAAAGCATATAAACAAGAAGATCAAGACCTGAGAATTTTTGTTCCTTATCATGAAAAAGTCTACTCCTTtacgaatatatatatatatatacagcaTCAACCGCCATTGTTTCTTCGTCAACTTGCCAACCTCTCAACTTGAGCTTGAAAAATAAGCTCACGCAGGACTTTGAAAATCTCTTTGAAGCTTCATATTAGCAAGGTTTCTTAAGAGAACAAAGAAAACCTATTCAAACTATAAGCTTGAGTGAGCCACACGGCTTCGAGTTGAGAAAAAcgatcaaaattttgaaaattacacCAAGCCTGGACCGAGCCTATAAATATGTCCCATCTTCTACATTTGTAGTATAGATTAGGAAGAAATGAGAAGAATTGAGCTTTCAGCGCAGTTGGCATAATAAGAGGCCGACGTCCTCCTGTGACCCGCATTAATCACAAGATtagaaggatatgaaatagtaaatTACTTACTACATCAAATATAATACCTAATAAATTGTACTAACTCATCATGTTTATGGGAcccattatttttatctttatccactcttcatatattatttttagcaaattctcctttatttaaaatttttattgtttttaaaaactctttttataaataattaaaaatcaatatttttttctatttttaaattataaataaacaaaaaaatatattaatgattcaaaaactattttaaaaaatactttctaaaaaaaagttaatttaaataaataaaaactatcttttacattttagaagtaaataatttaacgattaaaatactatttaagataaatatattcactattttcttcttttcttttatactaaaaagcattttaagtttttttatttattttattttactatcctaaactaaaaggtttaaattttcttttaatcttcttcctttcttattttaataacttttgaACATTACTTTTGgtaataagttaaataaaatgtttcaaagatttttctgaattatatgaatatattcaaattccacttaaagaATTACTATAGtgccacaaatttcataattgcATAATTTTTGCATTACCCGAGGGGACACATTATCTCAATCACATAAGATATTATGatgtttttattaagaatactcATTGTCACTAGTCTCCATCAATAGTAACACAATTCATAGGAATATATGACTATTTTAAGATCTCACTCATAGTTCAAAGTCTTCTATTAATTTTAACATAGATttaatatcctcttaaggtttagggttcatgcagtatagtagtttagtgaatcatgaaaattgatagtCTTGCTTCATAATTCACTGTAAGTCTTATCCAGTGTATATCGCATACACTAATGCACTCTTCATCAGAAACTTATCCCAACAACCATGACAAGTCATCCTTCTAATTAACAGGTGATGCACTATAGTCTTTATTAGATgacctaaatccatgaactaatatggacaacttatttacttataaggaactcatgacttgtatattTTGTAGAACTCCTAAAACacctaagtcatatacaatataagagacataagttgaatgctcaaattaaTGTTAATGCACCAAAGAGATAGCAAGGAGacaattaagtctaactttgttacattgtgtttttcttttaagggtTCAATTCCAATAAACTTTCATTAGTCCCAAAAACAAATTGGGCATCGTAGAAATATTCTACTTCAAAATCAAATCATCTCCCCTTATTATCTCATAATAAAGTAACACTTCCTTttatgtgtttcctcttctagtGATACTTCAGTTCTTTATATTACACCACTGTCCCACTATTATCACATAACAAGATCTTAGATAATATAGGTAAGGGAACTACCCGTAAGCCAAAAGGCTTCCTTTTATTCTATAGAAGCAACAAAAACCACTTAGAGTGTACACATGCCTAGAGGTAAACCTGCGAGAATCCTTATCAAACTAAAAGTCCAATTCTCGATACAAAATGAGTACCAACTCATCGCAAGGACTTACAAACATATAATCTATCATTCTCTAAAAATACATTAGTATATGTTTGATATTCGCTCAAAGCTCTAATAAGGAAATAGACTAACATCTACTCACTATTCCTaaagcaaagaaaatatttggtCTAACACATAACATTGCATACTTAAAGCTACACATTGTAGAAGCATAGGATATTACCTTAATGAAATCTCTCCCCACAAATGTCCAAGGATATTGATcttgagaaaaacaactctaaatCCAAAAGGTAACAAACCTTCTTGAAGTTTTACATCATTTACTTGACCAAATGCTCATCAAAGTAGGTGATTTGAtgcaattttcctattcttgcagTCCCAAAATACCTTAACCCAAGAATATATCAcgtttctttttagtttttcatcTAGAACTGGGTAGACTACTAGATTTTGATTGATgacaatatccctacatcatCTCTAATGAGAAGATTATCATTGACTTATaagatcttagagcatcacCATGCTTCCCCGATATGTTCTTATACACACAAGGCattttgctatgaaaatgtttgattgttgtatctcataaatgagacacATGGCAATAAATAAGAGTAATTTGATATAGTTGAGTCTGACTATTATTGAAAAGGTTTTCtatagttgaaacaaagttttaaactataacctttagttaTAGTCTTAACCACATAAGTCTCAATCTATCCATCTACTCTACATTCTTCTTGTACACTAACTTACACCTATAAGTTTTATTCACTTTACCTAATGATTATTCTGAAAATACTTTgggaattatatttttttcatgaggaatttttcttttttggaaataaatttttttttctagtaaggatttttttattaaattcatttttgggaatatatatttgattttgactTCAACTCTAAGTTGAGGATGAAGCTAAAGtgttaatttttaacaaataatattggtatataaaaagttttattaaatataaaaatactttttgagTAAGTCAAAGTAGAGTTTCTACTAGAAGCAATATTTTTTTGGCTTTGATGTTAAGTTCCTTTAAACAAAATTACCCAAATAGACATAGAACCTATTattgagcttaaaaaaaaaaaaagggtttttgacTTCCCATAAATTGATCAAAATAGGGCCTAAGAGTGATAGAATAATGGATTTTGAATTACATCTCTAGCTATATTTGATTGACAACAAgtttaagagaaagaaaaaagattaaaaaaattatatttattttccttatagtaaaacctttataaaataatactcttAAGGCCAAAAGAAATTATTCTTTTAGTGGGTTATTATATGattgacatatatataatttattaatttataaagaatatatatgtttttactAATTAATACTTATACATGTATAACttataaatctaaaaacaaTGGATATGGCAAATGGTTAACACATTAGAAGCccaagaaagtaaaaaatagaaaaaatggttATTAATTGCAAAAGATTGAAAGACTCCTAAAATTGGAAATGTGATATCAAAACTTAGTATCTTCAAAGATAAAAGAGGTTTTAAGTATGGAATGATTCGAGAATTAGtgaattgagaaaaatgaaagttataaaagttactatatatataattattaatttatatttttttgggtccttgaggacttctcaaaattttatt is a window from the Vitis riparia cultivar Riparia Gloire de Montpellier isolate 1030 chromosome 9, EGFV_Vit.rip_1.0, whole genome shotgun sequence genome containing:
- the LOC117921933 gene encoding glycine-rich protein 5-like — protein: MTRGLMALGGGGGGGGGEQVGMVASSSGALLLLCMIIMSLSIISMVIFACGDSSTSRRGGGGGGGGGGGGCGGGGGGCGGGGGGCGGGGGSGGGC